A stretch of Dyella sp. BiH032 DNA encodes these proteins:
- a CDS encoding MFS transporter, with protein sequence MSGKATRIELLQWRTPQMRAFHLSWLAFFVCFFAWFSAAPLMPLIRTELHLDPGQVADIGIAAVAATVFGRLLIGPLCDSLGPRRVYTGLLLLGSLPVFGMALVHDYPSLLIARLAIGIIGASFVVTQYHTSVMFAPQVVGTANAAAAGWGNAGGGAAQAAMPWVLAGVLALGVGQGLAWRVSMWVPGLLMVLVGMLYWTCTQDSPEGDYKDLRARGVAVGGGKLGGWAAFSAAARNYRVWLLFVTYAGCFGIELFVHGVAASYYVDRFGLSLRSAGLAVGAFGLLALFARALGGIASDRLVRRHGLPARARLLCVLMLCEGLGLLWFSMAHEAGGAVVAMISFGLFTHMACGATYALVPFIDRKALGGVAGIVGAGGNVGAVAAGFLQKSLGSVQLTFLYLGGFVIAGSLCALAVRFSHEHVAEERRLRLGQADTPASALAID encoded by the coding sequence ATGTCGGGCAAGGCGACTCGGATCGAGCTGCTGCAATGGCGCACGCCCCAGATGCGTGCGTTCCACCTGAGCTGGCTGGCGTTCTTCGTGTGCTTCTTCGCGTGGTTCTCGGCGGCGCCGCTGATGCCATTGATACGGACCGAGCTGCACCTGGATCCGGGGCAGGTCGCCGACATCGGCATCGCCGCGGTGGCCGCCACGGTGTTCGGCCGGCTGCTGATCGGGCCGTTGTGCGACAGCCTCGGGCCGCGGCGCGTATACACCGGGCTATTGCTGCTCGGCTCATTGCCGGTGTTCGGCATGGCGCTGGTGCACGACTACCCGTCGCTGCTGATCGCGCGCCTGGCCATCGGCATCATCGGCGCGAGCTTCGTAGTCACGCAGTACCACACCTCGGTGATGTTCGCGCCCCAGGTGGTGGGGACGGCCAATGCCGCGGCCGCCGGCTGGGGCAACGCCGGCGGCGGCGCGGCGCAGGCGGCGATGCCGTGGGTGCTCGCAGGCGTGCTCGCCCTCGGCGTGGGGCAGGGGCTGGCCTGGCGGGTGTCGATGTGGGTGCCGGGCCTGCTGATGGTGCTGGTCGGCATGCTGTATTGGACCTGCACGCAGGACAGTCCGGAAGGCGATTACAAAGACCTGCGTGCGCGGGGCGTGGCGGTGGGCGGCGGCAAGCTGGGCGGCTGGGCCGCGTTCAGCGCGGCGGCACGCAACTACCGCGTGTGGTTGCTGTTCGTCACCTATGCGGGCTGCTTCGGCATCGAGCTGTTCGTGCACGGCGTCGCGGCCAGCTACTACGTCGATCGCTTCGGCCTGAGCCTGCGCAGCGCGGGGCTGGCGGTGGGCGCTTTCGGGCTGCTTGCGCTGTTCGCCCGCGCCCTGGGCGGCATCGCCTCCGACCGGCTGGTGCGCCGGCATGGCCTGCCGGCGCGGGCGCGCCTGCTGTGCGTGCTGATGCTGTGCGAAGGCCTGGGGCTGCTGTGGTTCTCGATGGCGCATGAGGCGGGCGGTGCGGTGGTGGCGATGATCTCCTTCGGGCTGTTCACCCACATGGCCTGCGGCGCGACCTACGCCCTGGTGCCATTTATCGATCGCAAGGCGCTGGGCGGCGTGGCCGGCATCGTCGGCGCGGGCGGCAATGTCGGCGCGGTGGCGGCGGGCTTCCTGCAGAAGTCCCTCGGCTCGGTGCAGCTCACCTTTCTCTATTTGGGCGGCTTCGTGATCGCCGGCTCGCTGTGCGCGCTCGCCGTGCGCTTCAGCCACGAGCACGTCGCCGAGGAACGCAGGCTGCGGCTGGGCCAGGCGGACACGCCGGCATCGGCCCTGGCGATCGACTGA
- the fdnG gene encoding formate dehydrogenase-N subunit alpha, with protein sequence MALTRREFIKITGLGLAASGLGVLGFGASGEAQAAAVRPFKLTHATETRNTCTYCSVACGILIYSMGDRAKNARSNIIHIEGDPDHPVNRGTLCPKGAALLDVVHAPTRLKAPRYRPPGGTEFKEVSWDFALDRIARLMKDDRDKHFIAKNAASTTVNRWTSTGMLAASASSNETAFLTWKVARSLGMVVFDNQARVUHGPTVASLAPSFGRGAMTNTWQDIKNANVVLVMGGNAAEAHPCGFKWVIEAKIENGAKLVVVDPRFTRTASVADYYAPIRPGTDIAFLNGVIRYLLEKDAIQHEYVRAYTNASLIVKDGYSFQDGVFSGYNEDTRTYDKSDWDYALDKDGYVQSDDTWQNPRCVINLLKQHVARYTPEMVSRICGTPQDKFLHICELFASTAAPDKALTSLFALGWTQHSVGAQNIRNMAMVQLLLGNIGVAGGGMNALRGHSNIQGLTDVGLLSNQMPGYLTLPNDRETSFDEYMKTKLYKPLRPGQTSYWQNYRKFFVSLQKSIYGDAATQDNNWAYDWLPKLDVPLYDIIKAFEMMNAGQMTGYICQGFNPLQAFPDRGKIRRGLSKLKFLVTMDPLDTETSRFWQDFGPQNPAKSADIQTEVFQLPTTCFAEENGSLVNSARWLQWHWKAADGPGEAKSDIWIMTGIFHRLRELYRKEGGAFPDPILNLTWKYTNPIDPDPEELAKEMNGRALADLVDPATNTVTTKAGTLLDGFAQLRDDGTTASGCWIFSGSFTEKGNQMARRDATDPREQGIAPNWAWAWPANRRILYNRASADPEGKPWNPAKPVISWNGTKWVGVDVPDYGPTVKPSDGVGPFIMNAEGMGRLFARTLMVDGPFPEHYEPLESPTENLLHPKVKSNPAARVFADDRSAFGDVKDFPYVATTYRLTEHFHYWTKHARINAVLQPEEFVEIGEALAKEKGIEQGGWVKVTSKRGEVICKAYVTKRIKPMAVDGKPTHVIGVPIHWGFTGQARKGYGANTLTPSVGDANTQTPEFKAFLVNVEKTAAPAA encoded by the coding sequence ATGGCACTCACGCGCCGTGAGTTCATCAAGATCACCGGCCTAGGCCTGGCGGCATCGGGGCTTGGAGTCCTTGGTTTCGGAGCTTCAGGGGAGGCGCAAGCGGCCGCCGTACGCCCCTTCAAGCTCACGCACGCCACCGAAACGCGCAACACCTGCACGTATTGCTCGGTCGCCTGCGGCATCCTGATCTACAGCATGGGGGACCGCGCCAAGAACGCGCGCTCCAACATCATCCACATCGAAGGCGATCCGGATCATCCGGTGAACCGCGGCACGCTCTGCCCCAAGGGCGCGGCGCTGCTCGACGTGGTGCATGCGCCGACGCGCCTGAAGGCGCCGCGCTATCGCCCGCCCGGCGGCACCGAGTTCAAGGAAGTCTCCTGGGACTTCGCGCTGGACCGCATCGCCCGACTGATGAAGGACGACCGCGACAAGCACTTCATCGCGAAGAACGCGGCCAGCACCACGGTCAACCGCTGGACCAGCACCGGCATGCTGGCCGCCTCCGCGTCGTCCAACGAAACCGCCTTCCTCACCTGGAAGGTGGCCCGCTCCCTCGGCATGGTGGTGTTCGACAACCAGGCGCGCGTCTGACACGGACCGACGGTGGCCAGTCTGGCCCCATCATTCGGTCGCGGTGCGATGACCAACACCTGGCAGGACATCAAGAACGCCAACGTCGTATTGGTGATGGGCGGCAATGCCGCCGAGGCGCACCCGTGCGGCTTCAAGTGGGTGATCGAGGCGAAGATCGAGAACGGCGCCAAGCTCGTCGTGGTCGACCCGCGCTTCACGCGCACGGCCTCCGTCGCCGACTACTACGCGCCGATCCGGCCGGGCACGGACATCGCCTTCCTCAATGGCGTGATCCGCTACCTGCTGGAGAAGGACGCCATCCAGCATGAGTACGTGCGGGCGTACACCAACGCCAGCCTGATCGTGAAGGACGGTTACAGCTTCCAGGACGGCGTGTTCAGCGGCTACAACGAGGACACCCGCACCTACGACAAGAGCGACTGGGACTACGCGCTCGACAAGGACGGCTACGTGCAGTCCGACGACACGTGGCAGAACCCGCGCTGCGTGATCAACCTGCTCAAGCAGCACGTCGCCCGCTACACGCCGGAGATGGTGTCGCGCATCTGCGGCACGCCGCAGGACAAGTTCCTGCACATCTGCGAGCTGTTCGCCAGCACCGCCGCGCCGGACAAGGCGCTCACCAGCCTGTTCGCGCTGGGCTGGACCCAGCACTCGGTGGGTGCGCAGAACATCCGCAACATGGCCATGGTGCAACTGCTGCTGGGCAATATCGGCGTGGCCGGCGGCGGCATGAACGCCCTGCGCGGGCACTCCAACATCCAGGGCCTGACCGACGTCGGCCTGCTCTCCAATCAGATGCCCGGCTACCTCACCCTGCCCAATGACCGGGAGACCAGCTTCGACGAATACATGAAGACGAAGCTGTACAAGCCGCTGCGCCCCGGCCAGACCAGCTACTGGCAGAACTACCGCAAGTTCTTCGTGAGCCTGCAGAAGTCGATCTACGGCGACGCGGCCACCCAGGACAACAACTGGGCCTACGACTGGCTGCCCAAGCTGGACGTTCCGCTGTACGACATCATCAAGGCCTTCGAGATGATGAATGCCGGACAGATGACCGGCTACATCTGCCAGGGCTTCAATCCGCTGCAGGCCTTCCCCGACCGCGGCAAGATCCGCCGTGGCCTGAGCAAGCTGAAATTCCTGGTCACCATGGACCCGCTGGATACCGAGACCTCGCGCTTCTGGCAGGACTTCGGCCCGCAGAACCCGGCCAAGTCCGCGGATATCCAGACCGAAGTGTTCCAGCTGCCGACCACCTGCTTCGCCGAGGAGAACGGCTCGCTGGTCAACTCGGCACGCTGGCTGCAATGGCACTGGAAGGCGGCCGACGGCCCGGGCGAAGCAAAGTCGGACATCTGGATCATGACCGGCATCTTCCACCGCCTGCGCGAGCTGTATCGCAAGGAAGGCGGCGCCTTCCCCGACCCCATCCTCAACCTCACCTGGAAATACACCAACCCGATCGACCCGGATCCGGAAGAGCTGGCCAAGGAAATGAACGGCCGCGCGCTGGCCGACCTCGTGGACCCGGCCACCAACACGGTAACCACCAAGGCCGGCACGCTGCTGGACGGCTTCGCCCAGCTGCGCGACGACGGCACCACCGCGTCGGGCTGCTGGATCTTCTCCGGCTCTTTCACGGAGAAAGGCAACCAGATGGCCCGCCGCGATGCCACCGACCCGCGCGAGCAAGGCATCGCGCCGAACTGGGCGTGGGCGTGGCCGGCCAACCGGCGCATCCTCTACAACCGCGCCAGCGCGGACCCGGAAGGCAAGCCGTGGAATCCGGCCAAGCCGGTTATTTCGTGGAACGGGACGAAGTGGGTGGGCGTCGACGTGCCGGACTACGGCCCGACCGTGAAACCCTCCGACGGCGTCGGTCCCTTCATCATGAATGCCGAAGGCATGGGCCGCCTGTTCGCGCGCACGCTGATGGTGGATGGCCCCTTCCCCGAGCACTACGAGCCGCTGGAATCGCCAACCGAGAACCTGCTGCACCCGAAGGTAAAGTCCAATCCGGCAGCGCGCGTGTTCGCCGATGACCGCAGCGCCTTCGGCGATGTGAAGGACTTCCCGTACGTGGCGACCACCTACCGCCTCACCGAGCACTTCCACTACTGGACCAAGCACGCGCGTATCAATGCCGTGCTGCAGCCGGAAGAATTCGTCGAGATCGGCGAGGCGCTGGCCAAGGAGAAAGGCATCGAGCAAGGCGGCTGGGTGAAGGTGACATCCAAGCGGGGCGAGGTGATCTGCAAGGCCTACGTGACCAAGCGCATCAAGCCGATGGCGGTGGACGGCAAGCCCACCCACGTGATCGGCGTGCCGATCCACTGGGGCTTCACCGGTCAGGCCAGGAAGGGTTATGGCGCCAACACGCTGACGCCTTCCGTCGGCGACGCCAACACGCAAACGCCGGAGTTCAAGGCGTTCCTCGTCAACGTCGAAAAGACCGCCGCACCGGCCGCGTGA